TAACGCTGGCGCAACTGTTGGCACAGGCAGCTCACGAAGAGGGGACGTGGGCACAGGCGTTCCCGGCGTTCGGTGTCGAACGCCGAGGGGCACCCGTCGAGGCGTTCACTCGCTTCGACGAAGAAAAGATCACGGACCGGAGTCAGGTCGACGAGCCGGACTACGTGATCGTCCAGGACACGAGTCTGCTGGAGTACGTCGACGTCACCGAGGGGCTCGCGGATGGCGGTCTGGTGTTGATCAACACCAGCGACGACCCCGAGGACGTCGACATCGAGACTGACGCCGAGGTCGTGACGGTCGACGCGACGGAGATCGCCTTAGAGCACCTCG
The sequence above is drawn from the Halorhabdus sp. CBA1104 genome and encodes:
- a CDS encoding pyruvate ferredoxin oxidoreductase subunit gamma yields the protein MDEIRIHGRGGQGSVTLAQLLAQAAHEEGTWAQAFPAFGVERRGAPVEAFTRFDEEKITDRSQVDEPDYVIVQDTSLLEYVDVTEGLADGGLVLINTSDDPEDVDIETDAEVVTVDATEIALEHLGKPIMNTALLGAFAGATGLLSQDSLEAVITRKFGGEIGEQNVAATNDAFTEVSA